Genomic DNA from Bacillus thuringiensis:
TGTCTCACGTTCTACAAGAACATTGGTTTTAAATTCTACAGATGAAGTTAATTTGAATAAAAAAGCTTCTTCCTTACTGCTTAAATAACCTATTTCAATCAGATAGTCTATATTATCCATTATAATTTGCACAAATCTCACCCGATCTGTAGGTTTTTTCTTTTTACCTATAAAATATTCTTCCCCACCAGACATTTTACTTAACATCTGTAAAAGCATAGCTCTTTCTTCTTCCGAATAACCACCAGTTTGCAATTGGTCATAAATACTATCAATCTTGCTATCTCTTATTTTCGCTTTTTTTTCAGCTTGTCCAAAATCTACAACTTTTGTCATAAAATAATTCTCTCCCTTAGTGGAAGGAATCAACTTTTATATGTTAGAATGTATATAGAATATATATTGGTTGATTCCAACCTTATTATGAAAAACCGCCTGCCGACCAAAGCATGGGCGGTTTTTCTCGTTTGTATGTCTTTCTTTATAATAACATGAAACACCTTGTTAAAGCTTTCCATCTCTTGCAAAAACACAACATTCAATTCTCTTTTTCTTCTTCAAACTCATTCAATTCAATGTTTTCATCATTATCAGTCCTATCTTTCCCTATCAAAATCCCGATGTTTACTTATTTCTCTCTTATGTTCACGTTCAAATTGATTATCTATTCCCCTGCTATCCAATTCATTTTTAATAATCTCTCTAAACACCTTAAATTTCTCTTTAAAAGCTTTTTTCGTCTGTTGATACAAAACTCTTATATTCTCCTTCAAATCCTTTATATGAGTTTTTAATGAGCCTATTTCAGTATTTAATTTTCTATTTTCCTCTTTCAACTTCAAATTTATCTTTTGAGATTCTTTTAAAGAATCATACAAACTATCAACTTGACGATTCAATTCCTTATTTTCTTTTACCAAGTCCGTTTTCTGTAAACGCTCGTAATCTTTTTTTACAGTGACTGCTGCGGTTATCAATCCCTCTATTTTTTCAAGTTGCTTTGGAGAAAAAACATAATTACCTGTCTCTTTTTCTATGATTTCAGGTTTACCAATTAATTTTGGTTTTACCTCTGTCCTGATCTCTTTCTTTTTGGTCTTTAACGTAATTTTATTATTAGGCAATTGCTTACTTAGCTCCATAAATTGATTCTCAATATTAAAAACTGCTTCAGCATATTCCTTGTATTGACGGACTTTCATATATTTATGGGAACCCACATTGGCACGTTCAAAATTTGGAATTTGTTCTTTAGCCAAAGATTCAATATAAGCCGTTTCTAATTGTCTCCAATTCGCAATTAGCTCCGTTCCTTTTCCTTGTACGCCTTGTTGTTGCAAGGCTCTATCCATTCCGACACGCCTCGTTAATCCTCGACTACTTTCGAAATTCGGTACATAGTTAATATGTAAATGCGGATTCGCTTCATCATCATGTAAAACCATGTTATAAACAGCTAGATTAAGATTCCGCTCTTGAAACGCCTCAGCATACTGTATTAACGCTTCCTTTTTGGCTTCCCTATATTTCGCGTCGTCTTTACCTTCCCCAATCGCTACAACTAATTCCCGTTGCTCATGTGTCTTTGTATCTTTTTTTATTTTGTCATAATAATCCTTAATTTTGCGATCATTACGTTTTTGTTTCTCGTTATACTTATCTACCGCTTCTTGAAAAACATCCTTGTATACACTTCGGATGTCTTTTTGAACAAAGTAAATATTCTCTTCTAACCTGGATAGATCTATACCAGAATTCCCATAAATGTTTTCTCTATTATTATGGCTTAATGAACTTTGGTGAGATTGATTAAATGAGATAGAGAACAACATAAAGTGCCACCACTTCCCCTAGATTAATTGATACAATAAGTCTAGCAAGGCTACGAAATTGTGTCAATTGACGTAACCCTATACGTATTTTGACGCTTCTGCATCAAAATCAATAGGGGTCTGCGACGCTTTTCGGCTTCGCCGAGCCATCCCTAGGATGGCAAAAATTCTCGGACTTTGTCCGAACCTACAAGGGGAACTCTTCCCCTTGACCCCATCAATCGAACTCCCCAACCCCTCAATCCTTGAGGGGCTCCCTCGCCGGTTGGCAGGCCAAAACGTATTCGTTTTGGCAATCCAAGAGGGTCTTGGTG
This window encodes:
- a CDS encoding MarR family transcriptional regulator, with product MTKVVDFGQAEKKAKIRDSKIDSIYDQLQTGGYSEEERAMLLQMLSKMSGGEEYFIGKKKKPTDRVRFVQIIMDNIDYLIEIGYLSSKEEAFLFKLTSSVEFKTNVLVERETNNPASPTYLADKFKMTRQSISSVMNGLLKKGVLAVAQSGVTTEDGRVCTSRTWFVNPNVMCCSPKDGIDKATQHIFRDSLRNFKVEDQGKKKHKLPIYLF
- a CDS encoding plasmid recombination protein, which gives rise to MLFSISFNQSHQSSLSHNNRENIYGNSGIDLSRLEENIYFVQKDIRSVYKDVFQEAVDKYNEKQKRNDRKIKDYYDKIKKDTKTHEQRELVVAIGEGKDDAKYREAKKEALIQYAEAFQERNLNLAVYNMVLHDDEANPHLHINYVPNFESSRGLTRRVGMDRALQQQGVQGKGTELIANWRQLETAYIESLAKEQIPNFERANVGSHKYMKVRQYKEYAEAVFNIENQFMELSKQLPNNKITLKTKKKEIRTEVKPKLIGKPEIIEKETGNYVFSPKQLEKIEGLITAAVTVKKDYERLQKTDLVKENKELNRQVDSLYDSLKESQKINLKLKEENRKLNTEIGSLKTHIKDLKENIRVLYQQTKKAFKEKFKVFREIIKNELDSRGIDNQFEREHKREISKHRDFDRER